Sequence from the Zeugodacus cucurbitae isolate PBARC_wt_2022May chromosome 5, idZeuCucr1.2, whole genome shotgun sequence genome:
TCTTataggaatatatgtatgtatgtatgtatgtttatattgtaACATATGCAGTTAATAACCAATAATAAAAAGTACAATATTCGCAAGTTTAATAGAAAATACGACAtatgatatattttaaatttcccaTCAATTCAGTTCATCAAAGTAGGCACCAGTCATCAAGTCTTCCACGCGTATATTAAATACTTTCATCAGTTCATCAGCCACTTGTTGTCCCTCCTCGACAGACTGTTCCGGTCGAAGACATACTTCGAATTCCATAAAATTTCCCAAATTCTTTACTTTGTCCATATGTATACGAGTTTGACCATGCAGAAATAAATATCTCTCTTTTTCCAAAGTGCCCTTCACTCCATTGCTTTGCGCCAAAATCTTCTCAAGCAATGCGGGATCATCAACATCTAATCGATTAAATGTTGACAGTTTTGGTCCGGTCTTGTTGGGTCgtacataatatataagttGTGAGCGCATAGGTGGCTTTAGGTAGCGTAGTTTAAATCGACCACCTTTACTATCGTCTAAAATGTTGAAGAACACATCCTTCTGTACCAGTAACTCGCCGGTTGACTTTGTCAGTTCGCGCGCTACTTGAACACGACGTTCAAATTCTTCATCCGTGCCAACTCTAGCCTTTATCTCAACATTCCTTTCATCACCAGGAGTAatagtttcatttttaatagACATTTTTACTATTCTACTTAATGCACACGATTTATCTACTGTAGAGGAATTTCGCAATAACAATGAATGGCGCTTGTTTGTTGTTAAAGTACTACAAAACAAGGTTAGGCATGTACGAGTGTTAACATATGTgtacattttgaaaaatatttatattagtttctgcaaacaataaaaaaaaattatttaagaacattcacaaaattatacaaattaaaaataaataagttctattataatgatttttaataacaaaatgccaaaattttagtatttcgGCTAGAACGAAATAAACGTCATTCGTTCGCACTCaagcaaatttatatttttttcgttcgtTAGCACCAATTGGAAACCACGAGCTGTCAACTTCATAACAACAATCAGCTGTTTAAATTGAGTTGTGGAAATCGGTGTATTCCTTCTAAATTATTCGATTCcaagtaaattatttacaaatatttataacatgTTGAATTAAGTAAGCTATTTACAAGTTTATCtgcttttaataattgtttgtacaagtatttttttttgtataattaaagCATTACATAATAACATATTACATGGTTTCAGACATGCCTTTTTACAGTAACAGCTTTAGACGTATTTTGGACAAGTGGCCTGGCAAGCAACGTCTTGGTATTTATAGATTCTTGCCCTTATTTTTTGTGCTCGGTGCTGCTTTAGAATTTTCGATGATCAATTGGACAGTTGGAGAGACCAACTTTTGTAAGTTATATAGATCAtataaattgcaaacaatttacaattttttttatttgcagataaaacatttaaaaaacgacaagccaaaaattttgttgaagaaaaattgcaaattacgCAAGCACAAGTTCAAACACCAACCAAAGAAGTAGCGTAAAAGTACAGAATAACAATCTTGCAAAATGCCTGCTGGTGTTTCCTGGGGTCAATATATGAAATTCCTTTCCGCGGCGATGTTATCTATGATGGCTGGCTCGCAACTGGTTCATATGTACTACAAACCATTAGatgatttaaatacatacatagaacgAGAAATGGATGCTACAAATGTACAAAAGTTAGATATTAAGTCAACTCCGCCGGAAAAACCAAATCAAACAGATGGTGGAAAAAACTCGTAGTGTATGTTATAGTgaagaaattgcaataaaataaagtttgagCATTTCTCTTTCTGAAATCATCTTATTTCAAAATATCGCTAATAACATAACAAAATTTTGACTACATTTACAAGACAAATAAGAGTTCAGAGAGACGATCAGTTTTATCCACGCATTATTGATGGactacaacaaaataataagatTTTTCGTGCTGGTGTATTATTTACACCTATCCCCCTTCTCCAAGCGCAACACAAGCTACTTCTCTGATTATTACTGACACCTTGTGGGATTTCAATTAAGAGAAGATATCATTTCATGGGACCATAAATGTATTAGTTAATTCCTgattaacatttgttgttggattTATTGCTGCAATGAATTTTTCGTGTGATTTTCGATGGTTTTTTAAGCAGGTCTGCTGTCGATATCCTTGTCCACAGACATCGCAAACATAAGGTTTCTCtcctgtatgtatatattcatgaTGGCGCAGGGTTTTTCTAGAAGCAAAGCATTCAGAACAATATTGGCATTCAAATGGTTTCAGTTTCATATGCACTGCTTTAACATGTGCCTCCAGTTCAAATTTTCGTATAAACAGTCTGCCACAGTGTTCACAAGGCATTTTATCATTAGAATGTACTAGCATATGTTGGACAAGCATGAATTTCTTAGCCATACGTCGACCACAAACGTTACATTCATACTTCGTTTCGTTGGTGTGCAATTGCAAGGTGTGGTACTTGAGTGTGTAACGTGAATAGAAGAGTTTTTTGCAAATATCGCATTCAAAACGCTCTTTCAAATGCTCCTTTTCAGCTTGCTCTGCTTCAGTGGGATGTTTTGCGCGTCGATGATATTTTAGATTGCCGGATTGATTAAAGGTAGCACCACACTGCTCACACACGTATTTTGTTGCACAAGACGTATCCGAGTGTTTTAAACGTTTGTGCTTTTGCATAGCaataaaactagtatatacacgCTCACATCCCGAGATGTCACAAGCGTATGAGCGTACTTCTGCATCGTGTATTTCCTTGATATGAGTGTAAAGTCCGCCAATAAATGTATATGACTTTTCACAACGATCACATTGAAATGGACGCTTGCTACCTTCGTGTACCTTACGTATATGAGCGTCCAGTGTTATTTGGTGTGCAAAGCAGTGACTACATTGCTCACATTTGAAACTGTTTTTAGTTCCTTTATTGCGACGTTTTGTCGTACTATCCAAATTCACTGTGCCTAAATTCAATTGAAACTTCTCACTAAGATTTTCCACTTTTGTACTCGTTGTTTCATTGTTATCTGCAATTCCAGTCTCAAAGGTTAGAGATCGTTTTCTAAGAGACCGCGTCggatacttttttgtttccaAATTACAATCGCTCCGTTCGTTGAACTGAGCTTTACATGTTTCTGCAACCACCGTTTCGGCATTAGTTTTGTGAGTTTTATAGTTGTCTTCGTCATGATCTATAGCTGTTTTATATAGTTCTTCGTTGGAATGTTCATCGTGAAAACCTTGCCACTCTTCATTGTTGCTTGCTTCGCAAATATCATCGATCTCTTGCTCATGTTTAGGGATATCTACTAGCGTGCCATTACCAAATGGATCTGGATAAAGTAGATCATTGCTTATCATTGCCACATCACTCAATGTATTTATCATGACGGATTCTGTTTCCATAAGAGCATCTTTAAGctataaattttaatgtaattgtaTTACTAAAAatgtatctatataaatataacttttctTACCAACAAATTGAAGCTTTCGGTTGTAGTTTGTTGTACTGCAATATTATTCTCAATTTCCTGGCAGTCTTCATCTTCAGCAATTTCAACTTTAGCTGCACCTAAGCAAACTAACTCTTGCAACTTCTGTGTACTATTTCTGACTTGATTTTTGAATGACACAAAACTTTGTAATCGTTTATAGCAATGTAAGCAAATGCATTGAGGATATTCTTGAGTTATTGTTTTCGTTTCTTCATTACTCCACTGTTCATCCATACACGAAGCAATAAATGTTGGTATTAGTTCAATATTTACAAAGTTAATGcataaattttcacaatcaGATAAATTCGCTACCTCATCTACATTTGCTAAATAATTTACATTCTCtagtttcaattttttcaaGCAAGTTCGACAGTgctcttttatattttctattgttAATACCGACATTTTaagtttataaacattttaaggaATAATAAAGGAAACCTTCTGCACTTTATGTTTGTTAACTAtacgaaaacaatttttactagtGATGTAAAGATTTTAACGGATCAGTAAGGCAATAGAGTAGCCGTGTTTAAATTGTCAGATATTTGGTAAAAATGttggtttattaaattttatatggctttaattatataagtaagatattaatataacaccaaagtatatatttcttataaaaattcggcgaacatataaatttttgtgcaaatttatatatagttgACAGGCCTTTGAGAACCGGATTATTGTTAAGTACAGTCGACTCTCATTAGTTCAAACCTGCGATAATTGTAACCTCTCTATAATTCAAAGTTATCACGAATACCCTACTAAATGTCTTTATATTTCGAActaaatcaatacattttcatacacttGGTAAATCGAACGAAAAAATCATTGCTATTTAACAAAACGACGCGTTAATTCGAACTCATCAGCGTCCAGCACTCGACAATTCAAAGTTGCAGAGAGAAGAGGGGGAAAGATTGTAAGTACATTTTGCGACAAGTTCAAACTTGTATCAAGATACACGggcctttgtttttgttatgattagTTTGACTATTTGAGCTACTGTTACTCCTTCGTTTGTATGCAGATTAAAAGTAAGCGTTATGAGCCCTAGAAAGTATAAATGTTTGACGATTGCGGTGTGagtttttctgattttgttcAAGTAGATGAAAATGTTGCTGTCTCAGGTTCACTAATCGATGGCGAAATTTTATCTGCGACAGATACGCAAAGTAACGATGAAGATGAGGGCGATACATCGGAACCTTTGGCAGAGGTGTCAGTTATGAAAGCAAGATCCTAATttgatacatgtatgtacacgaATGTACCTCTTAATTCTTgtcattattatattaataaataaaaattaaccaacacttaataattcgaagttttgtttattttctctcacaaatttcgaaccatttaatatttcaaacattcgataattcgtaatatttcaagagtccctcgagtttcgaattaacgagagtcgactgtaCTTATATATgcggagaaaaaaaaatatctggCATCCTTTTTGATTTTAGCTGTTTAAGGTGACCATAGAAcgaaaataaatactaatttaatataaatatttcaaatccgTATCCGAGTTACTTGCCTGTATGATACTTTTTggactttgttgttgtgtctaTTGTCGTTAGAGCATAAAAACATTGATTATAATTTCATCAgtgaaatatgtattaaatcaaccataaaatataactaagtattgtaaaaacttaaaattcccTATatatactttctatataccatacaattattaaaatattgatgtGTTTCTTTACATCATTTTTCTATGATTAAAATACTTTTAGAGATTACATCAAATGCACTTTCAACGTCAAGCTTCTAGCTTTTTTCAATCGTatcatttttgaaatgtttcagCCGGTGTTGTTTCATAGCCGTTGGTTGACGGAAGTCTTTTCCACAAACGTCACAAAGATATGGTTTTTCCCCAGAGTGTCGGTAACTATGGAAACGTAAAGATTTTTGCGTTTGAAATGATTTATCACAAAGTTTGCAGGGAAACGGTTTCTCTTTCAGGTGTGCTGAACGTTCATGATTCAATAGATCTTGGTACcacataaaacttttctcacaCTGGCTGCATGGTATTCTACCGTCTGTAGAATGTGTGCGCAAGTGTTCTACGAGTAAATTTTTTACAGGAAATCGTTTACTACAAATTCCGCACACACGCGCCATGTCCTCTTTTATATGAAAACACATATGCTTTTTAAGTGATAAATCGGTTAGAAACGCCTTCGGACATACACTGCACTTAAACTGGGCATTTGCGCTTAGCACGGCTTGATGTTTTTGCTTCATGTGTTCTTGCAGACTTCGAATATATCTGTAGGCTTTGTCGCAATGACCACACGAAAATGGCAATTTATTGACATTGTGCATCTGTCGTATATGGACATCCAATTCTGAATTGAAAGCGTAAGTTTGGGTGCATTGTgtgcatttatatttttctttctctaATACAGGCGCTTCTCTCTTGACATCATCTGGCTTTTCAACAACGATTTCTTTACTGCTGCATTCGGATGTCGCTTGTAATGAAGGCGCAAAGGGATCTGCTATTTCATCGCTTAAATCTGTATTCGCCATGTTTGCTACCGATGTTTCGAAAAATACTTGCTCGTCTTCCATAAGCGCATCCCTAAACTAAATATTTGGTGAAGCTGGCGGTTAACTAATTTAACTATGTATGTTCACAAACTTACCTGTAGTTTGGAATCCTGCACCAAGTGGTCCGTACTCTCTTTGTGCTGCTCGTTTTCATCCTCGtcataatttatttcaacttttatcATACCACTACTACAATTAAGTACAGTGCGTAATTTTTCAGCACTTTGTTGTGCCCTCTTACAGAACAAGCTAAAGTTATGCAGCTTATCATAGCAAGCTAGGCATATATTGTCTGGCAATTCATTATCAACAGCAAATACGGTGTCATTTTTACTAGGGccatctatataaatatatattagctGTTGCAATTCAGCATCGTTGGAAATGTTAAATTGCAGGTCCTTGTTATCCGGTGCAGCATCTTCAACATATTTGCCCGAAGAGATATCTGCAGTCACACCAAGTCTTTTTAAACAAGTACGACAATGCTGGTAGGCATTCTCCTTTGTTAATAACGACATAACTTCTTAATTTAGACCTATTTAAAGCCCAAAAAAATGCTTACTATTAGTAACAAAACAACTGACAGCACGAAAAACAACACAAGCTGGTAACAGCAATAACCTTGCCATAtaggaaaaatattaatcaggaGCTTTTATTTTAACCAATAAAAAGTATCGATATTTTTGTGATCGATTGTTGCACTACTGAGATTTTTCGATATTTGTATTGTTTGGTGGTGAATACAACTGCTGTTTATTATACGATCTTGAGTAAAAGAGATCTAGCTGATTTTTAATTATCTAGTGTTttattcgtatatacatatataatttactgcatatgtgcatgtgtataaatatgaatGTGAAAGTAATCTCGGAAATCTCACACATTCTATTTGTTTATCCTTTATGTAAGCATACTCCAAATTGGATAACAAATGTCTTATGGaagcaaattataatttttattaaatttcgaaaCTGAATTCAAtaacttattaaataaaataaaaacaattactaAAAATCAAGTCAATCTGACCAATTATCAATTATTCTTGTTCAACAGTATTCTTGTCCAATGTATGGAAGCCAATAATAAGgcagtaataaaatatttttccatataaattaaaataatgcttGAATATTGATTAATAggatatttcattataaatcaaaacttatttttttattacaaattagtTCATTAATAGctaaaagtttaataaaaaaatatgtaaaattaaaattatcacgtataaatgcaatataaaGTCATCGTCAACTGAAAGGAGAGTAAAACTAAACATAAAAGCCTGTAAaatgaattttgtttaaatgcaAGTATAGAATATTGACtagcatttatttttgtatgttttaatttcGCATATTATCAGTATAAAGGCagaagtttatacatatgtatgtttactttaatatataattaactgATGATACACATAGCAAAACTTGACGAGACGTTAAAGAAAGTTTTGGCACACAATTCATTAAAGATTACTTGAGCATATTTTTAATCTTATTGAACACATTTATGCGACCAAAGAAATTCGAACTTCTATTGTTGGAGTACAAGAGgatgtattaaaatatttgcacatattttgATTTAGAAAACTAGTCATTCGCCTTTTGTGTGATTGTAGGTAATAgtacattaatatattttaaatatttcaatagaaataattaaTTGCTAGCTTGCAAAGGAGCTGCAATGATATGCTCCTCTTTTAAGGTTGTTCACCAATTAAGCCACGATTATTAAATAATAGGAATTGAAATGTGTAGTGAGTAAAATAAGTTCGGTTTGTTCACAATTAATCATATTACTTTGCTAAATTCTACGCATGGTATATACAAGTCGGCTGTTAATGATGTAAACCAACGTAGTAATAAGCGTACgagtacattcatatatatatatatatatgtatatatgtttatgtgtatatatgtatataaagagctAATGATGATTTCGTCCTGCGATTTTTAGTCGAAAGCAAAATacgtatatgaaaatatgtgtaTGATCAGATCTTAACAATAAGATCCAATTAGTGTGATTGAAAATGAATCAGCAACAGGATCGGGCGCAGAAATTGGTTTCCAATATAGCCAATTGTAGCTGACtgcaaataaagtaaataacatATACACTCTGAAGTAGTTCATTGGTTTCTTTGTTTACGCATACTTACGCACGAAAGATTGC
This genomic interval carries:
- the LOC114804376 gene encoding uncharacterized protein LOC114804376, with protein sequence MPAGVSWGQYMKFLSAAMLSMMAGSQLVHMYYKPLDDLNTYIEREMDATNVQKLDIKSTPPEKPNQTDGGKNS
- the LOC105215486 gene encoding small integral membrane protein 4, with amino-acid sequence MVSDMPFYSNSFRRILDKWPGKQRLGIYRFLPLFFVLGAALEFSMINWTVGETNFYKTFKKRQAKNFVEEKLQITQAQVQTPTKEVA
- the LOC128921881 gene encoding zinc finger protein 726 isoform X1; the encoded protein is MSVLTIENIKEHCRTCLKKLKLENVNYLANVDEVANLSDCENLCINFVNIELIPTFIASCMDEQWSNEETKTITQEYPQCICLHCYKRLQSFVSFKNQVRNSTQKLQELVCLGAAKVEIAEDEDCQEIENNIAVQQTTTESFNLLLKDALMETESVMINTLSDVAMISNDLLYPDPFGNGTLVDIPKHEQEIDDICEASNNEEWQGFHDEHSNEELYKTAIDHDEDNYKTHKTNAETVVAETCKAQFNERSDCNLETKKYPTRSLRKRSLTFETGIADNNETTSTKVENLSEKFQLNLGTVNLDSTTKRRNKGTKNSFKCEQCSHCFAHQITLDAHIRKVHEGSKRPFQCDRCEKSYTFIGGLYTHIKEIHDAEVRSYACDISGCERVYTSFIAMQKHKRLKHSDTSCATKYVCEQCGATFNQSGNLKYHRRAKHPTEAEQAEKEHLKERFECDICKKLFYSRYTLKYHTLQLHTNETKYECNVCGRRMAKKFMLVQHMLVHSNDKMPCEHCGRLFIRKFELEAHVKAVHMKLKPFECQYCSECFASRKTLRHHEYIHTGEKPYVCDVCGQGYRQQTCLKNHRKSHEKFIAAINPTTNVNQELTNTFMVP
- the LOC105215484 gene encoding zinc finger protein 271, which codes for MSLLTKENAYQHCRTCLKRLGVTADISSGKYVEDAAPDNKDLQFNISNDAELQQLIYIYIDGPSKNDTVFAVDNELPDNICLACYDKLHNFSLFCKRAQQSAEKLRTVLNCSSGMIKVEINYDEDENEQHKESTDHLVQDSKLQFRDALMEDEQVFFETSVANMANTDLSDEIADPFAPSLQATSECSSKEIVVEKPDDVKREAPVLEKEKYKCTQCTQTYAFNSELDVHIRQMHNVNKLPFSCGHCDKAYRYIRSLQEHMKQKHQAVLSANAQFKCSVCPKAFLTDLSLKKHMCFHIKEDMARVCGICSKRFPVKNLLVEHLRTHSTDGRIPCSQCEKSFMWYQDLLNHERSAHLKEKPFPCKLCDKSFQTQKSLRFHSYRHSGEKPYLCDVCGKDFRQPTAMKQHRLKHFKNDTIEKS
- the LOC105215487 gene encoding uncharacterized protein LOC105215487; translated protein: MYTYVNTRTCLTLFCSTLTTNKRHSLLLRNSSTVDKSCALSRIVKMSIKNETITPGDERNVEIKARVGTDEEFERRVQVARELTKSTGELLVQKDVFFNILDDSKGGRFKLRYLKPPMRSQLIYYVRPNKTGPKLSTFNRLDVDDPALLEKILAQSNGVKGTLEKERYLFLHGQTRIHMDKVKNLGNFMEFEVCLRPEQSVEEGQQVADELMKVFNIRVEDLMTGAYFDELN
- the LOC128921881 gene encoding zinc finger protein 726 isoform X2, with the translated sequence MSVLTIENIKEHCRTCLKKLKLENVNYLANVDEWSNEETKTITQEYPQCICLHCYKRLQSFVSFKNQVRNSTQKLQELVCLGAAKVEIAEDEDCQEIENNIAVQQTTTESFNLLLKDALMETESVMINTLSDVAMISNDLLYPDPFGNGTLVDIPKHEQEIDDICEASNNEEWQGFHDEHSNEELYKTAIDHDEDNYKTHKTNAETVVAETCKAQFNERSDCNLETKKYPTRSLRKRSLTFETGIADNNETTSTKVENLSEKFQLNLGTVNLDSTTKRRNKGTKNSFKCEQCSHCFAHQITLDAHIRKVHEGSKRPFQCDRCEKSYTFIGGLYTHIKEIHDAEVRSYACDISGCERVYTSFIAMQKHKRLKHSDTSCATKYVCEQCGATFNQSGNLKYHRRAKHPTEAEQAEKEHLKERFECDICKKLFYSRYTLKYHTLQLHTNETKYECNVCGRRMAKKFMLVQHMLVHSNDKMPCEHCGRLFIRKFELEAHVKAVHMKLKPFECQYCSECFASRKTLRHHEYIHTGEKPYVCDVCGQGYRQQTCLKNHRKSHEKFIAAINPTTNVNQELTNTFMVP